A genomic region of Leptolyngbya sp. NIES-2104 contains the following coding sequences:
- a CDS encoding DUF2927 domain-containing protein produces the protein MKPKVAERMSRILTLTGALSLGILTAGIGRSLSARSMESFGGGSISSNAPVAQPKQLQSKTIRSNSAFSQAQIDYFMEIAMGSEYNQQGAPRIRKWSGEVRIQAFGKPTSEDLRTLRTVISEVNGLTGGAIRMQLVNSNPNVTIHFVPEAQFRRIEPAYIPVNFGFFVTRWNNQDTINRANVLVTTTGVTQKERSHLIREELTQALGLMRDSYRYADSMFYQPWTDTTRFSDLDRALIQMLYLPQIKPGMTTAEVLRTLNSIQANR, from the coding sequence ATGAAGCCAAAGGTTGCAGAGCGAATGAGTCGAATTTTGACGCTGACGGGCGCACTCTCTTTAGGGATTTTGACAGCAGGAATTGGTCGATCGCTGTCTGCTCGATCAATGGAATCTTTCGGCGGCGGATCTATTTCCTCGAATGCTCCCGTTGCCCAACCGAAACAGCTTCAATCAAAAACAATTCGTTCTAATTCTGCTTTTTCCCAAGCTCAGATCGACTATTTCATGGAAATTGCAATGGGGTCAGAGTACAACCAACAAGGCGCACCCAGAATTCGCAAATGGAGCGGAGAAGTCCGGATTCAGGCTTTCGGCAAGCCGACAAGCGAAGACTTAAGAACACTGCGAACGGTAATTAGCGAAGTAAATGGATTAACCGGAGGTGCAATTCGGATGCAACTCGTGAATAGCAATCCGAATGTGACGATTCACTTTGTTCCAGAAGCTCAATTCCGCCGAATCGAACCTGCTTACATTCCAGTAAATTTTGGATTTTTCGTGACACGTTGGAACAATCAAGACACCATTAATCGTGCCAATGTTTTGGTTACCACAACGGGAGTCACTCAGAAAGAACGATCGCATTTAATTCGTGAAGAACTGACTCAGGCGCTCGGTTTGATGCGCGACTCTTACCGTTACGCAGATAGTATGTTTTATCAGCCTTGGACAGATACGACGCGCTTTTCAGATCTCGATCGCGCTTTGATTCAAATGCTCTACCTCCCGCAAATTAAACCCGGAATGACCACCGCAGAAGTTCTGAGAACCTTAAATTCAATTCAAGCAAACCGCTAA